Within the Planctomonas sp. JC2975 genome, the region ACGACGTCGCGCACGGAGTCGAGGGATGAGTCATCCGCTCCGACGGTGACCACCAGGAACACGGCGAACCGCGAGAGCGGAGCGTCGACGCTCTGCGCGTCGATGGGTACGCGATCGCGCAACTCACTCGACATTCGGCATCCCCTCGCCAGGCCGCGCGGTGCGAAGCAGCACCCGCGGATCAGACTATCGCCGACATCCGGGGCGTCTCGGGCCCGAGCCGCATCGTAGAACACGAGGTAAGTTCACATCACATGGGGGAAACGGCTGCGCAGCCGACGCCATCTCGTGGCGCCCGGGCGCTCGACTTCACGATCCGGGCCTTCAGCACGGAGGCCACGGTCTACGGGATCGTGCTGGTCAGCGCCCTGATCGCCGTCGGGTGGAAGTTCGACACCGACCTCGAGGTACTGCTCTTCATCGTCGGCACGACGCTCATCTTCTGGATCACGCACGTCTACGCCCGCACGGCAGTGGCCAGCAACGAGCACGCGGATGAGCCGGTCTCAGTCGGCCGGGCGTTCCGTGAGGCAGTCCGGCACTCCAGCGGGATGCTGCTGGCGATGCTGCTGCCGGCCGTCTTCCTGGCGCTGGCCGCCGTCGGCTGGCTCGACGAGTACGTGGCGTACTACATCGCGCTCTGGGTCAGCATCGGCATGCTGGCGGTCATCGGCTACATCGTGGCCTGGCGCAACAAGCGTCCGTGGTGGCGCAGGATCCTGAGCGCGCTGATCACCGGTGTGTTCGGTCTCATCGTGGTGGGGTTGGGGATCCTGGCGCACTAAGCCGTGCCCGACCCGACTGAATAAGCAGAGGATGACGCCCGCGATCGGGGGGAATCGCGGACGTCATCCGGTCGGGCACCGGGATGCCGGAGCGTCGGCCCGCGACTACACGCCGGAGATGTGCACGAAGATCGGGCTGCCCCAGATGGCTCGGTGCGACACGTACCGACCCCAGTCGGGCGAGTCGACGATGCCGCCGTCGCCGTCGTAGATGCCGATGTGCTGGCCGGGGTAGACGACGAGATCGCCTGCGACCGCCTGGGATTCCGACACCTGGGTGCCCATGGCGGCCTGGGAGTCGACGCCGCGCGGCAGGCTGATGCCGTTCTGGCCGTAGACCCACTGCACGAGGCCGTCGCACTCGAATCCGGCCGACGGGGAAGCGCCGGTGGAATACGGGACGACGCCGATGTAGGTCTCGGCGAGTGCGAGGATCGCGGCGCCGAGGCCCGATCCCGTGCTGGAGGCGGACACCGTCGACGTCGAGCTCG harbors:
- a CDS encoding NlpC/P60 family protein; translated protein: MAIVAVACAVGFSVGTTASPAAAFTPDPDTNPTTASIPVQQAAQTFAVDAGAQQATLAVDTFSATSQSDLDQKNAEAAAAQAAAEAQATASSTSTVSASSTGSGLGAAILALAETYIGVVPYSTGASPSAGFECDGLVQWVYGQNGISLPRGVDSQAAMGTQVSESQAVAGDLVVYPGQHIGIYDGDGGIVDSPDWGRYVSHRAIWGSPIFVHISGV